Genomic segment of Candidatus Chlorohelix allophototropha:
CTGTTATTAATTGCAACTCTACAATCTGACCAATTTGGCGGCGCGAAAGTGATTTGAAGATAATAGTTTCATCCACTCGGTTCAGAAATTCGGGGCGGAACTGTGCGCGCAAAGCCTGTGTCACCAATGCACGCATCTCCTCAGCCTGCCCCGGTTGTAAGTCGATAATATACTGGCTACCGATGTTTGAAGTCATAATAATGACGGTATTCTTGAAATCTACTGTACGCCCTTGCCCATCGGTGAGGCGACCATCATCAAGAATCTGAAGTAACACGTTAAAAACATCCGGGTGTGCCTTCTCAATTTCATCCAGTAGCACTACACTATAAGGTCTGCGCCGTACCGCTTCGGTAATTTGACCCCCTTCATCGTAACCGACATAGCCGGGTGGCGCGCCGATAAGTCGTGAGACGCTGTGCTTTTCCATATACTCGCTCATATCAATGCGTATCATTGCCTTTTCATCATCGAAGAGATATTCGGCAAGTGCGCGGGCTAGTTCGGTTTTACCCACTCCGGTAGGTCCGAGGAAAATAAAGCTGCCTAACGGACGATTGGGGTCTTGCAATCCGGCGCGGGCGCGGCGAATTGAATTTGAGATAGCCCGTACTGCTTCGCGCTGTCCTATTACTCGGTCATGCAAGCGTTCTTCCATGTGTACCAGCTTTTGCATCTCGCTTTCCATCAAGCGGCTTACCGGTACTCCCGTCCAACGCGAAACCACTTCGGCAATATCTTCCTCATCCACCTCTTCTTTTAGAAGCATGCCTTGTTTTTGCAGTTCTTCCAGTTTTTCCTCTTTGCCTTTAAGCTCATTTTCTAACTGTACCAATTGCCCGTATCTAAGCTGTGCCGCTCGTTCATAATCCGCGCTACGTTCGGCTTTCTCTGCTTCGAGCCGGATGCTTTCTAGTCGTTCTTTAAGGCTGCTTACCGCTACAATTTGTTCTTTCTCTTGTTGCCAGCGCGCCCGCATACCTCCGGCGGTTTCTTTCTGGTCGGCAAGCTCTCTTTCGATGTTTTCAAGACGTTCTTTGCTGGCAGCATCCTTTTCTTTGCGTAGGGCTTCCCGCTCAATTTCAAGTTGGGTGATACGCCGTTCGATTTCATCAAGCTCAACTGGCATACTGTCAATCTCGATGCGTATTTTAGAGGCGGCTTCGTCCACCAGATCGATTGCTTTGTCTGGCAGGAAGCGGTCGGTTATATAGCGATTGCTTAACATAGCTGCTGCTACCAATGCCGAATCCTTTATTCGCACCTTGTGATGCACCTCGTAACGTTCTTTCAAGCCTCGCAAGATGCTTATGGTATCCTCTACGCCCGGTTCGCCTACCAACACAGGCTGGAAGCGTCTTTCCAAAGCAGCATCTTTTTCAATATGCTTGCGGTATTCATCCAGTGTGGTTGCCCCAATGCAATGCAATTCACCTCTTGCCAGCATCGGTTTGAGCATGTTTCCGGCATCCATCGCGCCTTCGGCTTTTCCTGCGCCCACCACTGTATGCAGTTCATCAATGAACGCAATGATGCGTCCATCCGCTTCTTGAATTTCTTTTAGCACCGCTTTTAGACGCTCTTCAAATTCGCCCCGGTATTTTGCGCCTGCCAGCATTGAGCTTAAATCAAGGGAAACAATACGTTTGTTTTTCAGTCCTTCCGGCACATCGCCCCGCACAATCCGCAACGCCATGCCTTCTACAATCGCGGTTTTACCGACTCCCGGTTCACCGATTAGCACGGGGTTATTTTTGCTTCGGCGGGATAGCACTTGTATTACACGCCTAATCTCAACATCACGTCCGATTACCGGGTCGAGTTTTCCGCGCCGTGCCAATTCGGTAAGATCGCGCCCGTATTTTTCAAGCGATTGATATTTCCCTTCAGGATTGGCATCTGTCA
This window contains:
- the clpB gene encoding ATP-dependent chaperone ClpB gives rise to the protein MDTDKFTQKSKDAVIEAQSIAQNYHNSEIQPEHLLLALLQQPDGVVPEIMRQLGVDINALTNEINAILERLPKVYNANNQIFASAHLRKVLEIAADEARRMKDDYTSTEHLLLALVNQQSDKGFYNSGCTAYQILKSFNVTSERIYGVLAAIRGNQRVTDANPEGKYQSLEKYGRDLTELARRGKLDPVIGRDVEIRRVIQVLSRRSKNNPVLIGEPGVGKTAIVEGMALRIVRGDVPEGLKNKRIVSLDLSSMLAGAKYRGEFEERLKAVLKEIQEADGRIIAFIDELHTVVGAGKAEGAMDAGNMLKPMLARGELHCIGATTLDEYRKHIEKDAALERRFQPVLVGEPGVEDTISILRGLKERYEVHHKVRIKDSALVAAAMLSNRYITDRFLPDKAIDLVDEAASKIRIEIDSMPVELDEIERRITQLEIEREALRKEKDAASKERLENIERELADQKETAGGMRARWQQEKEQIVAVSSLKERLESIRLEAEKAERSADYERAAQLRYGQLVQLENELKGKEEKLEELQKQGMLLKEEVDEEDIAEVVSRWTGVPVSRLMESEMQKLVHMEERLHDRVIGQREAVRAISNSIRRARAGLQDPNRPLGSFIFLGPTGVGKTELARALAEYLFDDEKAMIRIDMSEYMEKHSVSRLIGAPPGYVGYDEGGQITEAVRRRPYSVVLLDEIEKAHPDVFNVLLQILDDGRLTDGQGRTVDFKNTVIIMTSNIGSQYIIDLQPGQAEEMRALVTQALRAQFRPEFLNRVDETIIFKSLSRRQIGQIVELQLITVRKRLLDRHIEIELTEQAKEYLVEQGYDPVYGARPLKRAIQRLLLDPLALMMLDGQFIENDQIIVDRKENAGLIFLCRREGAISEINPAHSYDEEDDDDY